A stretch of Exiguobacterium sp. BMC-KP DNA encodes these proteins:
- a CDS encoding antibiotic biosynthesis monooxygenase: MWIVMNQLHVVKGAADQVAARFKTTKGIERMEGFHRMQVLVDISQDHEDIVTIMTTWSNQAAFHAWQESQAYKGVHHKRDNGTSEVKPLVTSNTVTEYAIVADHGAVTE, translated from the coding sequence ATGTGGATCGTCATGAACCAGTTACACGTCGTTAAAGGAGCTGCAGATCAGGTCGCAGCGCGTTTTAAAACGACGAAAGGAATCGAACGGATGGAAGGGTTCCACCGGATGCAAGTCCTCGTCGATATCAGTCAAGATCATGAAGACATCGTTACGATCATGACGACATGGTCGAATCAAGCGGCGTTTCATGCATGGCAGGAGAGTCAAGCGTATAAAGGGGTTCACCATAAGCGGGATAACGGAACGTCCGAAGTTAAACCGCTCGTCACCTCAAATACCGTCACGGAATATGCGATCGTCGCCGATCACGGCGCCGTAACCGAATGA
- a CDS encoding GNAT family N-acetyltransferase, translating to MLQFQLNENEDGQDWLRQQVRQYNVDRSSFHATKRSEGTQAFTLLANRDDHRIGGISGEVYWGWLHIEWFFVVEEERGSGLGATLLNRLEEWAREAGVQRIRVETFSFQALPFYERHGFVEVGRIDDYPPGMSYHLLVKQVDL from the coding sequence ATGCTGCAATTTCAACTAAATGAAAATGAAGACGGACAGGACTGGCTACGACAACAAGTGCGTCAATACAATGTCGATCGTTCATCGTTTCATGCGACAAAACGTTCAGAGGGAACACAAGCCTTCACGTTACTTGCGAATCGTGACGACCATCGCATCGGTGGTATCTCAGGGGAAGTCTACTGGGGCTGGTTACATATCGAATGGTTCTTCGTCGTTGAGGAAGAGCGGGGGAGCGGACTAGGTGCAACATTACTCAACCGACTAGAAGAATGGGCACGTGAAGCGGGTGTTCAGCGAATTCGCGTCGAGACGTTCTCCTTTCAAGCGCTTCCATTTTATGAGCGACACGGATTCGTCGAAGTTGGACGAATCGACGATTATCCGCCTGGAATGAGCTATCATCTACTCGTCAAGCAGGTCGACCTATGA